In one window of Methanosarcina vacuolata Z-761 DNA:
- a CDS encoding IS1634 family transposase has protein sequence MVFLRKKLIKGKPYWYIVEAARVNGKVKTVFQIYLGSAEKILEMKKQCESMPYDKLKSFEYGKLAALLHVNEELGFIDIVNKHTDKKLIDGLSVGEYLLLDIIGKSHGILSENGIEDWFKKSPISFMWKFPHKLNCQNFLNQMSYIDSDTMKKIEDDLCRVLVEKGLTPSIMFVDESNWFTFATNYDEKSELLHKGYNKKHRKDKNQICVSLAVNENNIPFIHETYPGNVPDSEEFSGIVDKIINRLTELNICSEDLVLVFDKGNNSKDNIEKVISKMSFVGAAKANQAEDLLDVPLSRYEYLYKNTKGNEIFGCRTKHQFYGTEFTTVITYNEGTYKLQKSTYETNKSKIIDQLKDLQRRLESSKGKERNRSSVENEVAEIILKKFRTVIKYEIIEAPEGRKKPQLKFWVDGENEKRCEKTFGKNILFTDKQEWHTKKIVKTYNSKNLVEDDFKLLNDHLLVPVGPVYHHKDENIRVHVFLAMIGLLFYRYLAWEAKIYGFSMKQLIEKLSEIKIAVVQEKESKKSKIIVEEMDTKQASLFSFLNMEKYLPS, from the coding sequence ATGGTATTTTTGAGAAAGAAACTTATCAAAGGCAAACCTTACTGGTACATTGTAGAAGCTGCCAGGGTTAACGGAAAGGTAAAGACTGTTTTTCAGATTTATCTGGGTAGTGCAGAAAAAATACTTGAAATGAAAAAACAATGTGAATCGATGCCTTATGATAAACTTAAGTCTTTTGAGTACGGCAAGCTTGCCGCACTCCTTCATGTAAATGAAGAACTTGGATTCATTGACATAGTAAACAAGCATACTGACAAAAAATTAATAGATGGATTGAGTGTTGGAGAATACCTTTTACTCGATATAATTGGGAAAAGTCACGGCATTTTAAGTGAAAACGGGATCGAAGACTGGTTCAAAAAATCCCCAATATCTTTCATGTGGAAGTTTCCTCACAAACTAAATTGCCAGAATTTCCTGAACCAAATGAGTTACATTGATTCAGATACGATGAAAAAGATTGAAGACGACCTTTGTCGGGTTCTTGTTGAGAAGGGGTTAACTCCATCAATAATGTTTGTTGATGAATCAAACTGGTTTACCTTTGCCACTAATTATGATGAAAAAAGTGAACTGCTTCATAAAGGATATAACAAAAAGCATCGTAAAGACAAAAATCAAATTTGTGTATCACTGGCTGTAAATGAAAACAATATACCCTTTATTCACGAAACTTATCCTGGAAATGTTCCTGATTCGGAAGAATTTTCGGGTATTGTAGACAAAATCATAAATCGACTAACTGAATTAAATATCTGTTCTGAAGATCTTGTTCTTGTTTTCGATAAGGGTAACAACTCTAAGGATAACATTGAAAAGGTAATCTCAAAAATGAGTTTTGTAGGAGCCGCAAAAGCAAATCAAGCTGAGGATCTCCTTGATGTTCCACTTTCAAGGTATGAATACCTGTATAAGAATACAAAAGGTAACGAGATTTTTGGGTGCCGGACAAAACATCAGTTCTACGGAACAGAATTCACAACCGTAATTACCTATAATGAAGGGACTTACAAACTCCAAAAAAGCACTTATGAAACAAACAAATCAAAAATAATTGATCAACTGAAAGACCTGCAGAGAAGATTAGAAAGCAGTAAAGGAAAAGAGAGAAACAGAAGCAGTGTCGAAAATGAAGTTGCAGAAATTATTCTTAAAAAATTCAGGACTGTCATTAAATACGAAATAATTGAAGCTCCTGAAGGTAGGAAAAAACCTCAGTTGAAGTTCTGGGTTGATGGGGAAAACGAAAAAAGGTGTGAAAAAACGTTTGGTAAGAATATTCTGTTTACGGATAAGCAGGAGTGGCATACTAAAAAGATAGTGAAAACATATAACAGTAAAAACCTTGTTGAAGACGATTTTAAGCTGTTGAACGACCATTTACTTGTCCCTGTAGGACCAGTTTATCACCACAAGGATGAAAATATAAGGGTTCATGTATTTTTGGCTATGATTGGCCTGCTTTTCTACAGATATTTGGCCTGGGAAGCAAAGATATATGGGTTTTCTATGAAACAACTGATTGAAAAACTGTCTGAAATTAAGATTGCAGTAGTTCAGGAAAAAGAATCCAAAAAAAGCAAAATTATTGTGGAAGAAATGGACACTAAACAAGCATCGTTATTTTCTTTTCTGAATATGGAGAAATATCTGCCATCGTAA
- a CDS encoding polysaccharide deacetylase family protein, whose product MRGSFSVTVDLEDWYHIPSVCSSPYAVYRTVNEFFEKWDGRYDYLTEPTKKSLDILDEFNVTATFFVVADIVEHYPGLVETIAERGHEIACHGLHHACKINPETKERLMSNDEFEQKTLFAKKILEKVSGERVVGYRAPNAFVGGWMLDSLENIGFKYDSSVSVNSLYNKTDSSLKTVSSFPYYPLENGLEAGDDRNFIEFPWAYYQNVLKIPASGGPILRFLGAPLVLNGLIQSLKRGHTIFYFHPIDISCTKFPSVGNNRPFYWCMKGKLIERRIRHILKALTDVKKECLRDYPGI is encoded by the coding sequence ATGAGGGGGAGTTTTTCAGTCACAGTGGATCTTGAAGATTGGTATCATATTCCTTCAGTCTGCAGTTCTCCTTACGCTGTTTACAGGACTGTGAATGAGTTTTTTGAAAAATGGGACGGCAGGTATGATTACCTGACTGAACCTACAAAAAAGTCACTGGATATTCTCGATGAGTTTAATGTGACTGCTACTTTCTTTGTAGTCGCAGACATTGTCGAACATTATCCTGGACTTGTTGAGACAATTGCGGAAAGAGGGCATGAAATTGCATGTCATGGTCTGCATCACGCCTGCAAAATCAATCCTGAGACAAAGGAGCGATTAATGAGTAACGACGAATTCGAGCAGAAAACATTGTTTGCAAAAAAAATTCTTGAAAAAGTTAGTGGAGAGAGAGTTGTAGGCTACAGGGCACCAAATGCCTTTGTAGGTGGCTGGATGCTAGATTCACTTGAAAACATCGGGTTCAAATATGATTCCTCAGTTTCCGTAAATTCTCTTTATAATAAAACGGATTCGTCCCTCAAGACAGTCTCATCTTTTCCTTACTACCCTTTAGAGAACGGGCTTGAGGCAGGCGACGACAGAAACTTTATTGAGTTCCCCTGGGCATACTATCAGAACGTACTTAAAATTCCAGCATCTGGTGGCCCAATACTCCGCTTTCTTGGAGCTCCTCTGGTATTGAATGGGCTTATCCAGAGTTTGAAAAGAGGACATACTATCTTTTATTTCCACCCGATTGATATTTCCTGCACTAAATTTCCTTCAGTAGGGAACAACAGGCCATTTTACTGGTGTATGAAAGGAAAGCTTATAGAACGTAGAATTCGTCACATTCTGAAAGCCCTGACTGATGTTAAAAAAGAGTGCCTGAGGGATTACCCAGGAATATAA
- a CDS encoding metal-dependent hydrolase — MFVFGHVGITLGIFYLLSRLLSKNNFWVKVPWIAFGALLPDFIDKPLGRIILAETIGSGRIFAHTLLFGLLLGLTGYYLYRQGKPELMIIAGASFCHILEDQIWNTPEVFFWPLLGWGFPKDTISASFIEYLMIIFSRSYHPAFTEVFISETVGLTIIVLLTVKYISEKKKEFCYNKNRT, encoded by the coding sequence ATGTTTGTTTTCGGACACGTCGGGATCACTCTAGGGATCTTTTATCTCCTGAGCCGATTACTTTCAAAAAATAACTTCTGGGTAAAGGTTCCGTGGATTGCATTTGGAGCGCTCCTTCCAGACTTTATCGATAAACCTCTTGGCAGGATAATTCTTGCCGAAACCATAGGAAGCGGGCGAATTTTTGCCCACACTCTCCTTTTTGGCCTTCTGCTGGGCCTGACAGGTTACTATCTCTATAGACAGGGGAAACCTGAACTCATGATTATTGCAGGAGCATCCTTTTGCCACATTTTAGAAGATCAGATATGGAATACCCCTGAAGTATTTTTCTGGCCGCTCCTGGGCTGGGGGTTTCCGAAAGACACGATTTCAGCAAGCTTTATTGAGTATCTTATGATAATTTTTAGTAGATCCTACCACCCAGCATTCACAGAAGTTTTTATCTCAGAAACCGTCGGACTGACTATAATTGTCCTTCTTACTGTTAAGTATATAAGCGAGAAGAAAAAAGAATTCTGCTATAACAAAAACCGCACATGA
- a CDS encoding right-handed parallel beta-helix repeat-containing protein: MNGKILRHRLQKREKTVVYFTILVFLIALGTTALSTTSPDITVYVSADGRGNFNCDGSNDQVEINKALAYAAENPQFTTVHLKGPNTYIVSDSILIGNDTILEGDPTAVIKLEDNADWPKNKPLITQMDNSGSQNITIKGFEINGNHDKNKEKNRGEGYYNHIYFLNSSNIQVHSMYMHDGHGDGLKIERSSNIQFYDNRMYKLGHDGLFAIQCQNVEAWNNTITCRTNSGLRILNSNHVKFHDNIIDSFSHWSAGGSGILIEKTTGVMSDIEVYNNTIHNTYGPGIWLLGYGYSYPMEEAENVYIHHNVFYGTGTDPNIDWVGGIVTSGFYNTLVENNVFDGTYHAAIIHMYPTGGSTDLSPKGTGYTTIVRNNIIVNTLQRTKDPSGTGYGVINYLPETHSFVLENNCFYNNSAGDYMNASSTSDIHVDPHFANEINHDYHLKSTGGRWNGKTWVKDTMSSPCIDAGYPESDYSKELVNNGNRTNIGRYGNTEWASVSGNRPGYVVWWNQLFSPEWKTFRLFLKMFFLFCFNVLY; this comes from the coding sequence ATGAACGGGAAAATTCTGAGACATAGATTGCAAAAAAGGGAAAAAACCGTAGTCTACTTTACAATTTTAGTTTTTTTGATTGCATTAGGAACAACCGCTCTCTCCACTACATCACCAGATATTACTGTTTATGTTTCTGCCGATGGGAGAGGGAATTTTAACTGTGATGGGAGTAACGACCAGGTAGAAATAAACAAAGCTCTCGCATATGCTGCAGAAAACCCTCAATTCACAACTGTTCATCTGAAGGGCCCCAATACATACATCGTCTCGGACAGTATTTTAATTGGAAACGACACTATTCTGGAAGGAGATCCGACAGCCGTAATTAAACTTGAAGATAACGCAGATTGGCCGAAAAATAAGCCTCTGATTACGCAGATGGACAATTCTGGAAGCCAGAATATTACTATAAAAGGATTTGAAATCAATGGAAATCATGACAAGAATAAGGAAAAAAATAGAGGAGAGGGATATTACAATCATATTTATTTCTTAAACTCCAGCAACATTCAGGTTCACTCTATGTACATGCATGATGGGCACGGAGATGGGCTGAAGATAGAGAGAAGCTCTAATATCCAGTTTTACGATAACCGGATGTATAAACTGGGGCATGACGGTCTTTTTGCAATCCAGTGTCAAAATGTAGAGGCCTGGAATAATACAATAACCTGCAGGACTAACAGCGGTCTTAGAATCTTGAATTCAAACCATGTAAAATTCCATGATAACATAATAGATTCCTTTTCCCATTGGAGTGCGGGTGGTTCTGGAATTCTGATTGAGAAAACAACAGGAGTGATGAGTGACATAGAGGTGTATAATAATACTATTCATAACACCTATGGGCCCGGGATATGGCTGTTAGGATATGGTTATTCTTATCCCATGGAAGAGGCAGAGAATGTATATATTCACCACAATGTTTTCTACGGCACTGGTACGGACCCAAACATAGATTGGGTAGGTGGTATAGTAACAAGTGGATTTTACAATACCCTTGTAGAGAATAACGTGTTTGATGGTACGTATCACGCTGCAATTATCCATATGTATCCTACAGGTGGTTCTACCGATCTTTCACCCAAAGGTACAGGATATACCACAATTGTCCGCAATAATATTATTGTAAACACGCTGCAACGTACGAAAGACCCGAGCGGAACAGGATATGGAGTTATTAATTATCTTCCTGAAACGCATTCCTTTGTGTTGGAAAATAATTGCTTTTACAATAACTCCGCAGGAGACTACATGAACGCCAGTTCGACAAGCGATATCCATGTAGACCCTCACTTTGCAAACGAGATAAATCACGATTATCACCTGAAATCAACAGGTGGAAGATGGAATGGAAAAACGTGGGTAAAAGACACTATGAGTTCTCCATGTATCGATGCCGGTTATCCAGAATCTGACTATTCAAAGGAGCTAGTAAATAATGGAAACAGGACCAATATAGGCAGGTACGGAAATACTGAATGGGCTTCGGTCTCAGGGAATAGGCCCGGGTATGTTGTATGGTGGAACCAGCTATTTTCACCAGAATGGAAAACTTTCAGGCTGTTTCTGAAGATGTTTTTCTTATTCTGCTTTAATGTGTTATATTAA
- a CDS encoding serine O-acetyltransferase, which translates to MMSVHLGFSIPINVFGPGLCIAHRGTIIINKNVRIGENCRIHACTNIGSNRNEASAPQIGNNVYIGPGAKIFGNILIADNIAIGANSVVNNSFYEKGISIAGLPAKKISTKGSDGIIVEATQIVKNNP; encoded by the coding sequence ATGATGAGTGTTCATCTAGGGTTCAGTATTCCAATAAATGTCTTTGGTCCAGGGTTGTGTATTGCCCATAGAGGAACTATCATCATAAACAAAAATGTCAGGATTGGAGAGAACTGCAGAATACATGCATGTACTAACATAGGATCTAATCGGAATGAGGCTTCAGCCCCACAAATTGGAAATAACGTATATATCGGGCCTGGTGCCAAAATTTTTGGAAATATCCTAATTGCGGACAATATAGCAATTGGGGCAAACTCCGTTGTAAATAACTCATTTTATGAAAAAGGCATTTCAATTGCAGGTCTCCCTGCCAAAAAAATAAGCACTAAAGGATCAGATGGCATTATAGTTGAAGCTACGCAAATTGTAAAAAATAATCCCTGA